One Urocitellus parryii isolate mUroPar1 chromosome 8, mUroPar1.hap1, whole genome shotgun sequence DNA window includes the following coding sequences:
- the LOC144256608 gene encoding histone H3, translating to MARTKQTARKSTGGKAPRKQLATKAARKSAPATGGVKKPHRYRPGTVALREIRRYQKSTELLIRKLPFQRLVREIAQDFKTDLRFQSSAVMALQEASEAYLVGLFEDTNLCAIHAKRVTIMPKDIQLARRIRGERA from the coding sequence ATGGCTCGCACTAAGCAGACAGCGCGCAAGTCCACCGGCGGCAAGGCGCCGCGCAAGCAGCTGGCCACCAAGGCCGCCCGCAAGAGCGCCCCGGCCACCGGCGGCGTCAAGAAGCCTCACCGCTACCGGCCCGGCACCGTGGCGCTGCGCGAGATCCGCCGCTACCAGAAGTCCACCGAGCTGCTGATCCGCAAGCTGCCGTTCCAGCGCCTGGTGCGCGAGATCGCGCAGGACTTCAAGACCGACCTGCGCTTCCAGAGCTCGGCCGTCATGGCTCTGCAGGAGGCCAGCGAGGCCTACCTGGTGGGGCTGTTCGAGGACACCAACCTGTGCGCCATCCACGCCAAGCGCGTCACCATCATGCCCAAGGACATCCAGCTGGCCCGCCGCATCCGTGGAGAGAGGGCATAA
- the LOC113195951 gene encoding histone H2A type 1-B, whose product MSGRGKQGGKARAKAKTRSSRAGLQFPVGRVHRLLRKGNYSERVGAGAPVYLAAVLEYLTAEILELAGNAARDNKKTRIIPRHLQLAIRNDEELNKLLGRVTIAQGGVLPNIQAVLLPKKTESHHKAKGK is encoded by the coding sequence ATGTCTGGTCGCGGTAAACAAGGCGGCAAAGCCCGGGCAAAGGCCAAGACTCGCTCCTCTCGGGCCGGTCTCCAGTTCCCGGTGGGACGTGTGCATCGGCTGCTGCGCAAGGGCAACTATTCGGAGCGGGTCGGGGCCGGCGCGCCCGTCTACCTGGCGGCGGTGCTCGAGTACCTGACGGCCGAGATCCTGGAGCTGGCTGGCAACGCGGCCCGCGACAACAAGAAGACGCGCATCATCCCGCGCCACCTGCAGCTGGCCATCCGCAACGACGAGGAGCTCAACAAGCTGCTGGGCCGTGTGACCATCGCGCAGGGCGGTGTCCTGCCCAACATCCAGGCGGTGCTGCTGCCCAAGAAGACCGAGAGCCACCACAAGGCCAAGGGAAAATAA
- the LOC144256681 gene encoding histone H4 → MSGRGKGGKGLGKGGAKRHRKVLRDNIQGITKPAIRRLARRGGVKRISGLIYEETRGVLKVFLENVIRDAVTYTEHAKRKTVTAMDVVYALKRQGRTLYGFGG, encoded by the coding sequence ATGTCTGGCCGCGGAAAAGGGGGCAAAGGCCTGGGGAAGGGCGGCGCCAAGCGCCACCGCAAGGTGCTGCGCGACAACATCCAGGGCATCACCAAGCCCGCCATCCGCCGCCTGGCCCGCCGTGGCGGCGTCAAGCGCATCTCGGGGCTCATCTACGAGGAGACCCGCGGCGTGCTCAAGGTGTTCCTGGAGAACGTGATCCGCGACGCCGTCACCTACACGGAGCACGCCAAGCGCAAGACGGTCACGGCCATGGACGTGGTCTACGCGCTCAAGCGCCAGGGCCGCACCCTCTACGGCTTCGGCGGCTGA
- the LOC113178609 gene encoding histone H3.1 — translation MARTKQTARKSTGGKAPRKQLATKAARKSAPATGGVKKPHRYRPGTVALREIRRYQKSTELLIRKLPFQRLVREIAQDFKTDLRFQSSAVMALQEACEAYLVGLFEDTNLCAIHAKRVTIMPKDIQLARRIRGERA, via the coding sequence ATGGCTCGTACCAAGCAGACCGCGCGTAAGTCCACCGGCGGCAAGGCGCCGCGCAAGCAGCTGGCCACCAAGGCCGCCCGCAAGAGCGCCCCGGCCACCGGCGGCGTCAAGAAGCCTCACCGCTACCGGCCCGGCACCGTGGCGCTGCGCGAGATCCGCCGCTACCAGAAGTCCACCGAGCTGCTGATCCGCAAGCTGCCGTTCCAGCGCCTGGTGCGCGAGATCGCGCAGGACTTCAAGACCGACCTGCGCTTCCAGAGCTCGGCCGTCATGGCTCTGCAGGAGGCCTGCGAGGCCTACCTGGTGGGGCTGTTCGAGGACACCAACCTGTGCGCCATCCACGCCAAGCGCGTCACCATCATGCCCAAGGACATCCAGCTGGCCCGCCGCATCCGCGGGGAGAGGGCGTAA
- the LOC113195990 gene encoding histone H4: MSGRGKGGKGLGKGGAKRHRKVLRDNIQGITKPAIRRLARRGGVKRISGLIYEETRGVLKVFLENVIRDAVTYTEHAKRKTVTAMDVVYALKRQGRTLYGFGG; the protein is encoded by the coding sequence ATGTCTGGCAGGGGCAAGGGCGGAAAGGGCCTGGGCAAAGGCGGCGCCAAGCGCCACCGCAAGGTGCTGCGCGACAACATCCAGGGCATCACCAAGCCCGCCATCCGCCGCCTGGCCCGCCGTGGCGGCGTCAAGCGCATCTCCGGGCTCATCTACGAGGAGACCCGCGGCGTGCTCAAGGTGTTCCTGGAGAACGTGATCCGCGACGCCGTCACCTACACGGAGCACGCCAAGCGCAAGACGGTCACGGCCATGGACGTGGTCTACGCGCTCAAGCGCCAGGGCCGCACCCTCTACGGCTTCGGCGGCTAA
- the LOC113195959 gene encoding histone H2B type 1-B, translating into MPEPSKSAPAPKKGSKKAITKAQKKDGKKRKRSRKESYSIYVYKVLKQVHPDTGISSKAMGIMNSFVNDIFERIAGEASRLAHYNKRSTITSREIQTAVRLLLPGELAKHAVSEGTKAVTKYTSSK; encoded by the coding sequence ATGCCTGAGCCCTCAAAGTCGGCTCCGGCCCCAAAGAAGGGCTCCAAGAAAGCCATTACTAAGGCACAGAAGAAGGACGGCAAGAAGCGCAAGCGCAGCCGCAAGGAAAGTTACTCCATCTATGTATACAAGGTGCTCAAGCAGGTGCACCCCGACACCGGCATCTCGTCCAAGGCCATGGGCATCATGAACTCGTTCGTCAACGACATCTTCGAGCGCATTGCCGGCGAGGCCTCGCGCCTGGCGCACTACAACAAGCGCTCGACCATCACGTCCCGGGAGATCCAGACGGCGGTTCGCCTGCTGCTGCCCGGGGAGCTGGCCAAGCACGCCGTGTCCGAGGGCACCAAGGCTGTCACCAAATATACTAGTTCCAAGTGA
- the H1-1 gene encoding histone H1.1 has product MSETAPAAQAAPAAAPEKPSAGKKAKKPAKTAAAAKKKPAGPSVSELITQAVAASKERSGVSLAALKKALAAAGYDVEKNNSRIKLGLKSLVSKGTLVQTKGTGASGSFKLNKKAASGEAKPSTAKLAAKAKSSGSSKKPKKPAGAAVKRNVKTPKKAKKPAMAKKSSKSPKKPKVVKPKKVTRSPAKAKAVKPKAAKAKVTKPKTAAKPKKAAPKKK; this is encoded by the coding sequence ATGTCCGAGACGGCGCCGGCCGCCCAAGCCGCTCCGGCGGCCGCCCCTGAGAAGCCTTCCGCTGGCAAGAAGGCGAAGAAGCCCGCCAAGACGGCGGCCGCCGCCAAGAAGAAGCCTGCTGGCCCCTCAGTGTCCGAGCTCATCACCCAGGCCGTGGCCGCCTCCAAGGAGCGCAGTGGCGTGTCCCTGGCCGCGCTCAAGAAGGCGCTGGCGGCCGCAGGCTACGACGTGGAGAAGAACAACAGCCGCATCAAGCTGGGCCTCAAGAGCCTGGTGAGCAAGGGCACCCTGGTGCAGACCAAGGGCACCGGCGCCTCCGGCTCCTTCAAGCTCAACAAGAAGGCGGCCTCCGGGGAGGCCAAGCCCAGCACCGCAAAGTTGGCAGCCAAGGCCAAGTCCTCGGGCTCTTCGAAGAAGCCCAAAAAGCCCGCAGGGGCCGCGGTTAAGAGGAATGTTAAGACTCCGAAGAAGGCAAAAAAGCCCGCGATGGCCAAGAAGTCATCCAAGAGCCCCAAGAAGCCTAAGGTCGTGAAGCCAAAGAAGGTAACCAGAAGCCCTGCCAAGGCCAAGGCGGTGAAGCCCAAGGCGGCCAAGGCGAAGGTGACCAAGCCAAAGACTGCGGCCAAGCCCAAGAAGGCAGCCCccaagaaaaagtga